The genomic window CCCCAAGTTTTACCAAAACCTTGATTGCCTCATTGACTACTTGAGTATCCTCATCATTTAATGCCCCCAGAAGAGGCATTATGCAGTCTTTTGAATTAATTTCACTGAGAGATTGAACAGCAAAATATCGGATATTGGCATTGTTACTTTTTAGTGTGCGGGCAAGCGAAGGGATAGAGTTTTCATCTCTTATTTTTCCAAGTGCCTTAACTGCGGTCAATTTGACCTGGTCATTTTTATCTATCAGAGCATTTATAAAGGTCAATGTAGCTGTTTGTGGGATAGATTCCATTCGTTGCAATGCCTCTAAGGAGAACCAGCGTGTTGCCTCATTATCACTTCTGGCTGAGTGGATAAGTTTTGGTAGTGCCTTTTCACCATATTTAGACAGGGCATCTGCCGCCGCCTCCCTTATCTTATATTTCCCTTCGTAATGATTAAAATAAGGGTCTGATAAGGCATTGATAAGCTCCACAATAGCCTTTTCATCCTGAATATCTCCTAATGCCTTGGCTGAGGCAATTTTGCTGGCTGGCACACCTTGCTTTAATAAATTAATAAGTGGCTCTACTGCCTGGTTATTTCCTATTTTCCCTAAGATATAGCACGCCATACCTTGCAAAACCAAATCATTACTTTCAAGTGCCTTAATTAAAGCAAAAACGACTAAATCCCCTTTATTGATTAATTTTTCAGCCGCATTATATCGTTTTTCTGCATCAGCTAATTTAAGATTTTGGATTAATTCATTAATCTGGTTTGTTTCCGTCCCTCCAGTGTAATATTCAGTAATCTGGTCTTTCTTTGGTTTTTGTTCTTTTTGAATTTGTAACCTCTGGGTGTATCTTTGCTGGATACTTTTTAAATTATCCGTATCTTTAAGTTCTTCATAACATTTAATAAGTAATTCATAAGCCTGCAAGTGGTCAGGGTCATAGTAATCAACAATCTCGTGGAGTATTCTGATTGCCTCGGTAAGATTTTTGTCTTCTTTTTTCAGGCAATCACAAGCCATTTCATAATGCCATTGTGCCTCTGCTTTATAATCTTCGGTTATCTCTTCAGAAAAAGCCTGCCCAATTAAGCCAATACTTATTATAATGAACCATATTAACCTCATTTTGTTTACCTCCTGAAAATAGTATACTATATGTTATCTTAATTTGTCAACCATCCGAGGGTGTTACCCCTTTACCACCGATAACTGGCAAAACAAAGGAAAATTTACTTCCTTTACCAATTTTACTTTCAACAAAAATATCTCCGCCAAGTCGAGTAATTAATCTTTTAACAATAGTTAGTCCAAGTCCTGTTCCACTTACCTCACGAACCTCTTTTCTTTCGGACCGGAAGAACTCATCGACAAAAAGATGTTTCATTTCCTGTTTGGCAATACCAATCCCCGTATCTGCTATAGATATCAAGATATATGGAAGTGGTGATAATTGGTGTTTTATCGTCTCGGGTAACTTTTCATATTCGATTTTCTTCACCTCTATTTTTACCTCGCCACCTTTTGGAGAAAATTTAATGGCATTTGAGACTAAATTTATAAAAATTTCATCAATAATATCTTTATCCGTGACTATTTCCTGGCAATCATCCTCTATCTCAAAATTCATTATCACCCCATTGCGCCGGGCTAATTCTTTAAATCTTATGCGAACTGATTCTAATATATCCTTTATGATTAGAGGTTGTTTATTAATTTTTCTTTTTCCTGAATCAATCTTTGAAATATTCATCAAATCTCCTAATAGGCGAGCAAGTCTATCTGCCTCATCATTAATAATCTGGGCGAACTCCTTTTGTGTCTGGGGCTCCAATTCTTCATCTAATAGCATCTCTACTAAAGATTTAATCGAGGTCAATGGTGTTTTTAATTCATGTGAGACAACGGAGATAAAATTAACCTTTAGTCGCTCCATTTCTTTTTGTTTGGTAATGTCTCGCATGACCGCTATCTGACCAACTGTTTTACCTTTTTCTTTCATCGGCGTAATAATCACGCTATATATTTGTTGTAAGTTAAAACTAAGTTCTTTTTCTATCACCCTCCCTTTTCTTCCCGCCTCTTGATATGCTTGAATAAATCCTTCGTCTTTGATTAAATCTTTAAGTGAACAACCTATCTTTTTTCCTGATAGTTCTTCAGCCTTATGATTTAACAAAATTACCTTACCGCTGTTATCCGTAGCAAAAACACCGTCATCCATCCCTTCAATAACGGCTTTAATTTTATCCTTTTGAAGGAGTAATAATCTATTAGCCTGGATTAATTCCTGATTGGCTAATTCTACCTTTTTTTCAAGTTTTTTATACAATTGTGCATTTTCAATGGCAATGGCAACTTGATTGGCTATTGCCTCAAGTAATCTTACATCTTCTTGTGCAAAATCACCACCAATCTTATTGATTGCCTCCAATACACCAATTATCCTCTGCTTGATTTTCAATGGGACACATAATAAAGATTTAGTTTTGTAATGCGTATCTATATCAATCCTTGAGTAAAATCGTGGATCTTTATTCACATCATGAACTAAAGACGATTTCTGATTTTTAAGTACCCAACCTGCAACTCCTTTATCCGCAGGGAATGTAATCTTTTTTACTTCTTTACTCTTTTCACCTAAGGCAACTTCAAAGATAAGTTCATTTTTTCTCTTATCTAAAAGCATTAAAGAGGATGATTCTACTTGCAGTACCTTTGTAACTAATTTCATAACTATTTTAAGTAATTTTTGCAGGTCGAGTGTAGAGTTAATAATACTGCTGGTTTTGGTCAAGACGGTTAATTCAGATACCTTTTTTGTTAAATCAGTATTTTTTGTTTTCATTATTGTAGTCCTTTCTTATACCTATAAC from bacterium includes these protein-coding regions:
- a CDS encoding ATP-binding protein; translated protein: MKTKNTDLTKKVSELTVLTKTSSIINSTLDLQKLLKIVMKLVTKVLQVESSSLMLLDKRKNELIFEVALGEKSKEVKKITFPADKGVAGWVLKNQKSSLVHDVNKDPRFYSRIDIDTHYKTKSLLCVPLKIKQRIIGVLEAINKIGGDFAQEDVRLLEAIANQVAIAIENAQLYKKLEKKVELANQELIQANRLLLLQKDKIKAVIEGMDDGVFATDNSGKVILLNHKAEELSGKKIGCSLKDLIKDEGFIQAYQEAGRKGRVIEKELSFNLQQIYSVIITPMKEKGKTVGQIAVMRDITKQKEMERLKVNFISVVSHELKTPLTSIKSLVEMLLDEELEPQTQKEFAQIINDEADRLARLLGDLMNISKIDSGKRKINKQPLIIKDILESVRIRFKELARRNGVIMNFEIEDDCQEIVTDKDIIDEIFINLVSNAIKFSPKGGEVKIEVKKIEYEKLPETIKHQLSPLPYILISIADTGIGIAKQEMKHLFVDEFFRSERKEVREVSGTGLGLTIVKRLITRLGGDIFVESKIGKGSKFSFVLPVIGGKGVTPSDG